In one Pseudomonadota bacterium genomic region, the following are encoded:
- a CDS encoding sensor domain-containing diguanylate cyclase produces the protein MVVEDNDKSKEQLLNEFSNLSHRVAELEKSEIDLKQKTALLRKLSADYQMVFDSVPAMIWQKDTQNNFIRANRSAAAALGMLTGEVEGRSAYDLFPDEAEKYYQDDLEVINSGLSKVGIVEKMQIAGGEKIWVQTDNIPIRDGKGNINGVLLFVVDITGRKLAEERLMESEERYRIAIEASNDGVTLLRDGLHIYVNRKFLEIYGYDKPEEALGKNLSLTVHPDDREMVTERNRKRQRGEQVPSKYEFKGIRKDGTPIYIEVSAAGVTFHGEPATLAYHRDITERKQLEETLKVLSITDELTELYNRRGFFVLSQQQLKLAERTRKSALLFFADLDKLKWINDTSGHQEGDVALLETAHILKDTFRETDVIGRLGGDEFAVLAIDTNDETEKILANRLQTLLSAYNELETTKYKISLSVGVAQYDHENPVSLDELITRADTLMYEEKTKKKHRN, from the coding sequence ATGGTGGTAGAAGACAATGATAAGAGTAAAGAACAACTATTGAATGAATTTTCTAATTTAAGTCATCGAGTTGCAGAGTTGGAAAAATCAGAGATTGATCTCAAACAAAAAACGGCACTGCTGCGCAAGCTATCTGCTGATTACCAGATGGTCTTTGATTCTGTGCCTGCTATGATCTGGCAAAAGGATACGCAAAACAACTTTATCCGGGCCAACCGGTCTGCCGCTGCCGCCCTGGGTATGTTAACCGGTGAGGTAGAAGGGAGGAGCGCCTATGATCTTTTCCCTGACGAGGCCGAGAAGTATTACCAGGACGATCTGGAAGTCATTAATTCAGGCTTGTCCAAGGTTGGCATTGTGGAAAAGATGCAAATTGCCGGCGGAGAGAAAATATGGGTACAGACCGACAATATTCCCATCCGGGATGGCAAGGGAAACATCAATGGAGTGCTGTTATTTGTCGTGGATATCACCGGGCGCAAACTGGCTGAAGAAAGACTGATGGAATCAGAAGAACGGTACCGAATAGCAATAGAAGCCTCCAACGATGGGGTAACTCTTCTCAGGGATGGCCTCCACATATACGTTAACAGGAAATTCCTGGAAATATATGGCTATGACAAACCTGAGGAGGCCTTAGGAAAGAACCTCTCTCTCACAGTACACCCGGATGATCGGGAGATGGTTACGGAGCGTAATCGAAAGCGGCAAAGAGGCGAGCAAGTCCCCTCAAAATACGAATTCAAAGGAATCCGCAAGGACGGTACTCCAATCTATATTGAAGTCTCTGCAGCCGGAGTCACATTCCATGGGGAACCAGCAACACTCGCATATCATAGAGACATCACCGAGCGTAAACAACTGGAAGAGACACTGAAGGTCTTATCAATAACGGATGAGCTTACAGAATTATATAATAGAAGAGGTTTCTTTGTCCTTTCTCAGCAACAGTTGAAATTAGCTGAGAGGACCAGGAAAAGTGCGCTCCTCTTTTTTGCAGACCTTGACAAATTGAAATGGATCAACGATACATCAGGACATCAGGAAGGTGATGTGGCTCTTCTTGAAACTGCTCACATTCTCAAAGATACATTCAGAGAGACAGACGTTATCGGCCGACTGGGAGGAGACGAGTTTGCAGTCCTTGCCATTGATACGAATGATGAGACTGAAAAGATACTTGCTAATCGTCTACAAACACTTCTAAGTGCTTACAACGAACTTGAAACAACAAAATATAAAATCTCTTTAAGTGTAGGTGTGGCACAATATGACCATGAAAATCCTGTTTCCCTCGATGAGCTTATCACACGCGCAGATACTCTGATGTATGAGGAAAAAACTAAGAAAAAACACAGAAACTAA
- a CDS encoding rubrerythrin family protein, with protein sequence MKSLKGTETEKNLLKAFSGESQARNRYTYFASQAKKEGYEQISWFFTDTAENEKEHAKRFFNFLQGGDVEITATFPAGVIADTKENLREAAAGENLEYTTLYPEFADVAEKEGFSEIATVIRAITTVEQGHEKRYLALLKNIENNEVFKKEKVVKWRCRNCGYIHEGMEAPKECPACAHPMAHYEVMAENY encoded by the coding sequence ATGAAGAGTTTAAAAGGAACAGAAACAGAGAAAAACCTGCTTAAGGCCTTTTCCGGTGAATCACAGGCAAGAAACAGATACACCTATTTTGCTTCCCAGGCAAAGAAAGAAGGGTATGAACAGATATCCTGGTTTTTTACAGATACTGCCGAAAATGAAAAGGAACATGCAAAGAGATTCTTTAATTTCCTCCAGGGTGGGGATGTGGAGATTACCGCGACATTTCCTGCAGGCGTCATAGCCGATACAAAAGAGAATCTGAGAGAGGCTGCTGCAGGGGAAAACCTTGAATATACAACATTATATCCTGAGTTTGCCGATGTTGCCGAAAAGGAAGGATTCAGCGAAATAGCGACTGTGATCAGGGCTATAACAACTGTTGAGCAGGGGCATGAAAAAAGATACCTTGCCCTTCTAAAAAACATTGAAAACAACGAGGTGTTTAAAAAAGAAAAGGTTGTTAAATGGAGATGCAGAAATTGCGGATATATTCATGAAGGAATGGAAGCGCCGAAAGAGTGTCCTGCCTGTGCTCATCCGATGGCACACTATGAGGTAATGGCTGAAAACTATTAG
- a CDS encoding sigma-54 dependent transcriptional regulator, with amino-acid sequence MKDYPDSETISGQSLNILVVDDEINIRKTLSICLEAEGHRVVTVSSFEDALQETSRTSFDLAFIDLRLGVNDGLDLISPLLAATPWIKIIVITAYASIDTAVEAMRRGATNYIPKPFTPAQVRMAVRKAFEMQTLEHRVAVLQEDLERSRPEIDFSSKSTVMQNAINLAHRAASSNAIILLCGESGTGKTVLARSVHSWSDRADKPFGVVSCPSFSSELLESELFGHVKGAFTGAVRDNPGRIASCEKGTLFLDEIGDLPISLQPKLLRFLQEREYERVGDYITRKANVRIIAATNMDLEQAVNDGKFREDLFYRLNVIQIEIPPLRERPDDIATLAEKLLTFYSRANHRSFLGFTDEALRLLKQYHWPGNVRELNNVIERTAILCRNNRIDIKSLPANLIQGNAAPGIGDPIALDKIEEQHIRRVLTTAKSLQEAAGILGVDQTTLWRRRKKYGI; translated from the coding sequence ATGAAAGATTATCCGGACAGTGAAACAATATCAGGTCAATCATTAAATATCCTTGTCGTGGATGATGAGATTAATATCCGGAAAACCTTGTCCATTTGTCTTGAGGCAGAGGGACACAGGGTTGTTACCGTAAGCAGTTTTGAGGATGCCCTGCAAGAAACTTCGAGGACATCTTTTGATCTTGCATTTATAGACCTCCGGCTTGGCGTTAATGACGGCCTTGATCTCATCTCTCCCTTACTAGCTGCAACGCCATGGATTAAGATCATCGTCATTACCGCCTATGCTTCCATTGATACGGCGGTTGAGGCTATGAGACGGGGAGCTACAAATTATATTCCGAAGCCCTTCACCCCAGCTCAGGTCAGAATGGCGGTTCGTAAGGCCTTTGAAATGCAGACACTCGAACACCGGGTTGCTGTGCTTCAGGAAGATCTGGAACGTTCACGTCCCGAAATAGATTTTTCAAGTAAGAGTACGGTTATGCAAAATGCAATAAATCTGGCACACAGGGCAGCTTCATCAAATGCTATCATACTCCTATGTGGAGAAAGCGGAACAGGCAAAACTGTGCTTGCACGTTCTGTTCATTCCTGGAGCGACCGCGCCGATAAACCCTTCGGCGTTGTCTCCTGTCCATCCTTCTCCTCGGAGCTTCTGGAAAGCGAGCTTTTCGGACATGTGAAGGGGGCATTTACAGGCGCTGTCAGAGACAACCCCGGGCGTATTGCATCGTGCGAGAAGGGTACGCTTTTTCTTGACGAAATAGGCGATCTTCCCATCTCTCTTCAGCCGAAGCTCTTGCGTTTTCTTCAGGAAAGGGAATATGAACGCGTTGGTGATTATATAACCCGTAAGGCAAATGTACGGATCATAGCCGCAACAAACATGGATCTGGAACAGGCAGTAAATGACGGTAAATTCCGGGAAGACCTATTTTACAGGCTCAATGTTATTCAGATAGAAATTCCTCCGCTACGCGAACGCCCGGACGATATTGCCACCCTGGCAGAAAAACTGTTGACATTCTACAGCAGAGCAAACCATCGGTCGTTTCTCGGTTTCACAGATGAGGCGCTCCGGCTGCTCAAACAATATCACTGGCCGGGTAACGTGAGAGAGCTGAACAATGTCATTGAGCGAACAGCCATCCTTTGTCGGAATAACCGCATCGACATCAAGTCCCTTCCTGCGAATCTCATCCAGGGCAATGCGGCTCCCGGTATTGGCGACCCGATTGCCTTAGATAAAATCGAGGAACAGCATATCCGCCGGGTTCTTACAACGGCAAAATCTCTTCAGGAAGCAGCCGGAATTCTCGGTGTCGATCAGACAACACTCTGGCGACGACGCAAGAAGTACGGGATCTGA
- a CDS encoding desulfoferrodoxin, translating to MAERLEIYKCEICGNIVEVIHAGKGELVCCNKPMTLIKENTVDASREKHVPVIEKTQDGIMVKVGSVAHPMEEKHYIEWVEVVIDGKAYRQFLSPGGVPEAFFPVKGEEITAREYCNMHGLWKA from the coding sequence ATGGCGGAAAGATTAGAGATATACAAATGTGAAATATGTGGGAATATTGTTGAGGTTATTCATGCCGGTAAGGGCGAGCTTGTTTGCTGCAATAAGCCTATGACGCTCATTAAAGAAAATACAGTTGATGCCTCACGCGAGAAACACGTCCCGGTTATTGAAAAGACTCAGGACGGCATTATGGTGAAGGTAGGAAGTGTGGCTCATCCTATGGAGGAAAAACACTATATAGAATGGGTTGAGGTTGTTATAGACGGGAAGGCTTATCGTCAATTCCTGTCCCCCGGAGGCGTGCCCGAAGCTTTTTTTCCCGTAAAAGGCGAAGAGATAACTGCTCGGGAATATTGCAATATGCATGGACTTTGGAAAGCATAG
- a CDS encoding ParB/RepB/Spo0J family partition protein: MATKKTTVNLEFLYISVDKIVVLEQVRSNIDIETDSFKSLTQSIKDKGILEPLIVTGQDDVTYVLICGERRLMAARQLGFESVPIRVIEAGKELGDTIALQLTEHPGKEYDVDGVMNILVEIQLRPENLSDEITFTLNVITQISAKSYPTLFRTISLLKLSPEIQTAISAGNIPVSQGYLFASNLDCPDLMQIFTDILKTPVTYKTLESRLIAYKKAKPDPNNTKPKSVKKQVKGLVFIRTDFDKGLGTYIREDVEKYLYELQVFCDYVQQQMPKIPYGKKRPPQV, translated from the coding sequence ATGGCAACGAAGAAGACAACTGTAAATCTTGAGTTCTTGTACATTTCCGTAGACAAGATTGTAGTGCTGGAACAGGTGAGATCAAACATTGATATCGAAACAGACTCGTTCAAATCGCTCACGCAGTCGATTAAAGACAAAGGCATCTTAGAACCGCTTATTGTAACCGGACAGGATGATGTGACATATGTCCTCATTTGCGGGGAGAGACGTCTGATGGCCGCCCGGCAATTAGGGTTTGAATCCGTACCAATACGGGTTATAGAAGCAGGTAAGGAATTGGGTGATACCATAGCCCTTCAACTTACAGAACATCCTGGAAAAGAGTATGATGTGGATGGGGTGATGAATATACTGGTGGAGATTCAGCTTAGACCCGAAAACCTATCAGACGAAATTACATTCACATTGAATGTAATTACTCAAATCTCTGCAAAGTCTTATCCTACCTTATTCCGCACAATTTCACTTTTAAAACTTTCTCCTGAAATTCAGACAGCAATTTCGGCAGGAAATATCCCTGTTTCTCAGGGTTACCTCTTTGCTTCCAATCTTGATTGTCCTGATCTCATGCAAATATTTACCGACATTTTAAAAACACCGGTGACCTATAAAACTCTGGAAAGCAGACTCATAGCATACAAAAAAGCTAAACCTGACCCGAATAATACAAAACCCAAATCCGTTAAAAAGCAGGTTAAAGGCCTGGTATTCATTAGGACGGATTTTGATAAAGGCCTTGGAACCTATATACGGGAAGATGTTGAAAAATATCTCTATGAACTTCAGGTTTTCTGTGATTATGTCCAGCAGCAGATGCCCAAAATCCCATACGGCAAGAAAAGACCGCCACAGGTGTGA